In the genome of Populus trichocarpa isolate Nisqually-1 chromosome 10, P.trichocarpa_v4.1, whole genome shotgun sequence, the window CTCAAGCCTCGCACTTCAGCTCGAAGACATGTTTGGTAGGTACCAAAAAACACGTTCGAACCCATTCTCCCCCCCTCTCTTTCACAATCAAAGATAACATGATTAAGCTTCGTTGTTCCAGGAAGACAATCTGCATCTGGGTTAAGGCTGTTCCAAGCAGGTTCTGAATTCTGCCTGTTCTATAAGGACAGAGAGGAGAATTGGAGAACCGTTGGTGATGTTCCTTGGAAGTAAGTTCTTAATCCACTGTTCTTATCTATGCATGTTTTTTCTCTACCTTATACAAGACACATTTGTTTAGCGAGTCCCTCTTTCTTAAAAATCTTGACAGGGAGTTTGTAGAAAGCGTCAAGCGGCTGAGGATTGCACGAAAAAGCGAACCTCTTCTTCCATATTCACCGGCCTTCTCCTGAATTGTTCTTCTGCCATCACACCTTTTTAGGCATTTCTTTGAATTGCCATGTCTATTGTGTATGAGGCAAAAATGAGTAGTTAACTTTTAAGCTCCCAAGAAGAATGAAAGATGACATTTGTATCAGATAGTAGCCAGCACATATTTCATGTTTcgagtggataatttttttaactactaGCATATGCTCTATAGCATCGTATGCTTATGTCACTGAGCTCATATGATGCTGTTTTAAAGAGGTTGCAAAGCATTCTCTATGGCTTGGATGTAGAACCTTAGGATCACTTGTCTAAATGTTTGAAGGTTGTGTTGTCTCAGTATTCgaagtagtgtttttttttaattttttattattcctacCATCTTCTGaaatatagtatttatttaaaagtgtaatagtaattatttttaaaaatattttttattttgaaatttatcaaaataacttttgatattagaacattaaaataatctgaaaatataaaaaaaattaatttgaaacaattaaaaaataaaataaaatatatattttttcaaaaacgattttgaaatataaaaataaatcagtcttaacattctaaaaaaatacagtttgtCCACAACTATGCAAAACACCCTAAATGCATAAACTCGATTCCTTAAACACCATTCTGAGCACCATAAACACTCtcttatttctaaaaaaataataaaaatgaaataagccaataattgttttaaaaacaattacaaaatctaaaaataatcaaaatacatCAAACAATTAGCATCGAAAAAATGTAAATGGCAAGTGTACCATGTGAagaaaatatacatataaaaaaaataaaatatgagtgTAATATATATAAGGTTAAAAATCTGAGTGTATTTCTTTGCTAGGACCCAAATGAAATAACATATATACTTGTAGtactgattaattttttttaaaaaaaagtttgatctGGCGCGCTGGTGACCTTGATAGCCTTTTTGGGCTTCTTAGGGTTCTATTTTTTCGTCATGAACTCATGGGCCGTGAGGAGGGCATCTTATTTCCAGTATAAAAACCAGACACACAAGTTGCAGCCCATTTTATTGATCTGTGAAGGAACAACGAGGGAACAAGAGAGCCGCCTTTAGGGCTCCTGCAGCCGCTTTTCACCTTCGACAACAACTGGGTATTGCtaacttttttgtttctctAATTGAATCTTGTAGTACCTAAATTTACACTACTTCTGCTTTTAGCATGAGGCTTAAATATTCCTTGctaggaaaaaaatgatttggtgGTAAAACCAGTTACAACAGTTTTGATGGGaccataatttcattttatcCGATGATTCGTATGAATCCTGGATCATTAATGGTGAAATTTGGGGGGTTATTAGGGTTGATTGTGAGGAAGGAACAGTATTTATCTGCATATTCTTTGTGAAAATAAATGTAATTGCTAGGAATCGTGCACAATGCGTATACTTGTAAACATCTTCATTAACTGCCCGTGCCCTTCCCCCTTGGCATTTGATTTTGCTTTTTCTGTTTTGGCATTTAACCATTCTGTATGAGCTCTGAATGCTAATGTCAATGTTTAAATTTACAATGTTATGATGGATGGATATTGTTTGCAAAGAGAAGCGAATGAGCATAGAAAAGAGTTAAGATACAGTGGTTGGAAAATGTTATGCATTTGATCTTCATAGTCATAACATCTTGAACAATGGCCATTGTAAGAGTAAGTGGTCCATGAGTCAATAACTCTCTTTGCAGAAATGCATGACAAAGCATTGACTCCTATTTCACCCTTACAATGTCCATTGATTAAGAGGTTATAACATTGTTATCAAGGGGTTTTTTCCCAAAAACTCCACATCAAGTGCAGTTCAAGTTCTCAGGAAAAATGGTCAATGGAAGATTCCAGTGTATCCATTCACGGTAAGCATGGATATGGTTCAGGTATCAAATGTCAAGATTATACCGTGTTTCCATGAGGAGATTCTCAAAATGGGAACTTCAAGCGAAATTCTCATTTTCCGTTCAGCAGTGATGTGGTTGTCCATCTTCAAAACAATTAGGCTGCTATACCTCATGTAAGTTATTGCAATACCCAATTTTCCCACCTTGAGGAAGTAGAATCTATTGTTTTCTTTCGACTTTATATGGTGACATGTTTTGGCACTAGGTCATACTCTAGGTTCTTCTGTGCATATGTTAGTGCTCTGTAATCAGATTCTCTTACATCTCTCCTCTATAATAAAAGTGGTAAATAGTTTATTGTTGCTGTTGATTTTTTCAGATAAATACCGGCGTATCCAGAAGAAACTTTGAAATTGTCCCGGTGCGCTTCCAAGGGGTTGCTTTTTGGGActgattttgtcaattttaaaagaaaacaacctcTATAAATTGAGACGACGAAATCTTTGCCTATTGCTTGTTTTAGGTTCTAAGATTGAcgatatcaaattaataatggCATTTGAGATGATGAACTCTCTGCCTATTAACCTGTTTTAGGCACCAAGATTGACGGTATCAATATAATAATGTCATTTGATTCTGTTGATTGGGGagttcttttctatttattttagcCTCTGCAATTCATTTCTAAGTTTGATGATTGAGATCCAGTTGAATCACAGAATACATATTCTCACTTTCATATCTCAACTAATTGAGAGTCAAGATCAAGAAGGGCCTTTTCCCCTTGTCATTTTGTGATTGTCATGTAAATTCTCTTGAGAATGCTTATCAGGAGGCTTATCTCTTCATCAAAGTGTGATACGACACCTCAAGATTTGCTGCTGTTCTTCACAAAAAGAAGTGGTTAGGCTATATTCAATAACTGTAGCAATTCGTGCTGTCACGAATCCAAAACTGACGAGTGGGGTTATTGACAAGGCAATATACAACAAGGGTTCTTATAAGTATAATTTGTTAATGTAAGATCCTATTATactaatgtttaatattatttattatcaaataataaatttaaaataatattattgcttCTTTTTATGCTATATATCTATAGGTATTATATTGCATATATAATATCGGCatagtattttatatattcCTTTTACACTGATgttgatgaaagaaaaaagtttagcCCAAACATGTGCCGATGCTTTATTCATGAAATTGATTAGCTGTTCTGAATTCATATGCTGTGTGATGAAGGTGTTGCAGAATGTACAAGGATATTTGAAGGTCAAGGAGATGGGATGAGCTCATGCCTGCCATGAATACGAGAGAGATCCTTCAAGTTTAGGAGAAAAGGTGTGGGAGTAAATCAGCAGAGATGGTCTGCGGACAAGTTGTTTAGGCTGATTGGTTGCGTCTATTTATGCGTTGCGCCGATGAGATTTCAATGGAGCAAATTCTTAGCTAGCTCTTCCTTTTTCTGGACTGTATCTTTCTTACACAATCTTAAACATGTACCGTCACCGGAGATGTGAAAGCTGGGATGGTTCAACAACAAAGAGGGAATACACATTCTGTGAACAAGGAAATCCGaatctctcctctttttttaatttttctataaacttGGGATCTTATTACCAGGCTCgtaaattaatacattttttctataaacaaggaaatccgAGTCTACCACACAGTTTTatagttgattttgttttgagtaGTCAATTAAAAGATTCTGGAGCAAAATGTTAAAGCATCTAGTAAAAACGACGTGTCCTGCCTTGAATTCGAAGTGGAGGCAGGTTGTCAGTATCGTTCTGGCCACACAAATCCATGGAAAGATGGAGGACGGGTGGGAAACGATGTCCTTGCAGTTTTTCCCTGTTCCATCTACCACCACAACAACATGAATAAACGTTTTAGGGTTGAAGCTAAGGTAATTCTTAGAATTTGAAAGGGTATCTTTACTTgttaacaacattaaaaaaaaaaatgataaaataacagtttttttaataaataaaaaatagcaaagtttACTAATTGTTGCTATTAGAAAATACTAAATGTTAAATTGTCTTTGATGGAAATAgcaacatgtaaaaaaaaaaatcttaaatgggTATGATATAAGGAGAGATAAAAGAAAGATGGTGACTTTagagtcataaaaaaaaaacttgacgaGATGATTTTAACGATATTAAAAAACCTACCAACGGCTACTGGAGTTGGTCATATATTTGTCGCCTAAAAATAATGAGTAACTCACTTTAGTTATTGATGGTAATCTTTGTTAGTATTGTCAGATTCGTCTTGTCAATATCTTTTCAAAGATATTGATAGTGTTTTAATTAAAGCTTTGTTATATCTTtaagatcttttttttctctttttttttctaatcataaTTTGTATTCGTCTATTTCACAATTTCTTTTACATTTCAGATTTTTGAATCATGACAAGTTTGAATGTTGCATTATTCAATCATAGCATATACAAACTGtgttattttactaatttttttaaaattgttttattttattaaaaaaacatttatagagtgctaatttaaaaaaaaatcaatttgaaaataataaaatggaagaggtttaccttaaaataaaaaattgaccgATCATCCCATTAAATCCAAGTTTTTGATACTCAAATATATCTTAGCCAGCCAAATCGTGGccagtgtgtttggtattgtggtaacttttgtgattgtggtttgaaaaaagttgttttataaaaaatacttttgattgagattggtttgacatttatatatgttttgttaaaactatggttgaaattgagtttgaacaaaaagtagtttaatgtgtttgattaagaatgtttttcaaattgaggttataaaataattaatatatatatatatattgatgatttttaatttaaatattgtagatttaactattgctattacatcatgaaataaataatacttatataaaatattttttattgttccattaaactatctacaatttcatcatgtaCGAAATCCATCCGACAAAGACTACAGTttccttggtttcttaagcgcgcaacaacatcaggtaaaatatcatcgggaataaaattgggattgcgatcaaattctgcaaatgttatgtcatcaagcgatctccttctaatttttcgaataaaacacaattaaaaataaaaattaattttttttaattggatcgAACCTGGTTCAATGCATTGAGCTTTGAACCGGACCCGATCCGGccggaacagtggagagtgtCTCCACCATTTACTTAAGTGAACAATGAAGAGTGAAAGTACTATTTACTGTCCATACACAGAATATGGAAAAAGACGCAGGATATGGGAAAGCAGCTCTCAGCTGCTTTCAGCAAAACTGTGGttcaaacatattttatatgGATCCGACACTAATATTAAAGTgagttttaacattaacaaacatattaaaatgtggtttattttaaaagctaaagCTACGTGTAATACCTCTTAAATGTTGCACTCCACCGCGACCGTAGCTCACCCCTACTgttaattggtaaaaaaaaaaaaaaaaaggttcacaGATTTATAGTAAAAGATCTGTGTACAGTACACAGATTACTTACAGTCTGATGCGCCTTATATCACCTTTTTGTTTTatctgtttcctttttttttttttttttaagaaagcaCTTTATCATGGAAGAAAAAACCCATATAAAAATGTTGACTAATAAGACAGATATCATGTACAAGACTACAGGTATGTCTATTCGAaatttgttcaaaaaaaaaatatcttgcatTCTTGCTTCCCCGCCATGACCAAGAAATTAAAGCCCCGAGGTTAGTAAAACCTGAATTAAGCTAGAACCCTAATTAACCAGCTTAGCTGGAGTGAATTGACCAAAGACATTCCAACAAGAATCTCTGTTAAagtcaaaaaatgatttaacaaatCAATGACCAATCAAATCCAGTGTACAGCTAAGAACTTTCTCGTTAATTGGATACTTTGATCACTAGTGGACTCCACTCCCTATATTCGCGCCACGCGGTTCGGTAACTAGAAAACCCTACTATTTCTAATGGCTTCTGTTTTTAGCACAAGACAGTTGGGTAACAATTCCCTGAAATCTTTAATGTCATAATGCGATCAAGCATGGAGATTTGAGTGAAAGGGACAAAATGGGTGAATAAGTTTAAGCAAATTGGTGGGAAAATAATGGCTGCCAGAAAGATTGAAAATAGGTAGAACTCTTAAAGATTACTATGCAGGGTATTATCAggatagtgtgtgtgtgtgtgtgtgtgtgtaactcAATCTGCAAGGGATATGGCCGCTCAGTCACCAGCCattagggttttcttctttCACGTGACGAGAATACTTCATCTCTCTGCATTGCAGTGCtacacaatattttttgttattacagGAGAGCTATAGCAAAGAAATAGGTAAATTCATTGACGGAGAACAAAGAATGGGACAAAAGGGCCTGCAACGAGAGCAAGAAGAAGACATCCTTTTACATATACTAACAAGTTACAAGCCAACTCATACAAAACCCAGTTGCTAGCATGCTCTTTTAGCAGACCTAACTTCACCTAGTCATCACGCAAAACCAAAGGAGAGAATCCTAACATGGACAATGACGAGAAATTATTACTCTTCACACTGCTACAGCGAACTTAATAGGGTACATGTTTCCACTGAAAGAGCCAAAAACAATTATCTTTGAAATCCCTTCTCAGAGTAACCGATGGTTTTCGAGAAGCACTAGAGCATTGGATTCACAGTTCTGTTAGATTTCTTAATCAGAAGACATAGCCAATCTGTTAAAAACATCAGAGACATGCCTCATCGTAGGCCTCCTCTCTGGGCTGCTATGAACACAAGCCATTGCAATCTTCAAAACTGCAATAATCTCTTCTTCCTTGTCCACATCTGGAGCCAAATAGGGGTCTAAGACATCTGCAAGTGGTTTCTGCTCTTCAATGCAAAGCTGAATCCAGTGAACGAGATACATCTCAGAGGTACCAACATGGACCATTGACGATCTTCCTGTGATCATTTCTAGTAGGATAACTCCATAAGAGTAAACATCCCATTTCTGTGATGGTTTTAAAACTTTTAGTGCTTCAGGAGCCTGGTAATAAGATCCCAAGTTTGTAGATGAAACCGTAGCAACTTCTGAGCTTGGCGCACCCTTTTGTTGTCTCTCTTGCGGTTTCTCTGAGGCAATTCGATTAGATTCCAGGGTTGGGGACCCTCCAGCAATGGTAGCGAGTCGTCCAAGCCCAAAATCAGAAATGTGTGGTTCCATGTTCTGTCCAAGAAGTACATTACTTGGCTTCAGATCTCCATGAACATATTTTTTAGGGCTGAATTCGTGAAGATAAACCAAGCCCTTTGCAATTCCCTTTATGATTTTCAACCGATCAGACCATGATAATGGGGTATATGACACCATTCCAGGCTTCCCTATTGACATTAAAGAATCGAAacattcaaaataacaaaaacattaaaccaacaaataaaatattgcgtgagcaaacaaaaataaaacctacTAATTAGGGTAAATGAGGCAAAAGAAAATTTGCTCCGGTGGCATGATGGTTTCTGGAACTTACCATGAAGTGCTGTGGCAAGACTCCCATTCGGTATGTAATCATAGATGAGCAACTTCTCATCAACAGACCAGTAATACGCTCTGAGAATTACAATATTAGGATGCCTTAGCTTGCCAATTGCTTCCACTTCTGTTTGGAATTCCTTAAATCTTTGAGAGCCCCCCTCGCCCAATCTTCTCACAGCTAAAGTATGCCCATCTTCAAGCACAACTTTGTAAACAATTCCAATTCCACTCTTCCCTAAAACAAAAGCCGATGCCTTAAGCAGCTCATCCAAATCAAAAGCCACCTGCGCATCTAGTGGCACGAGATCATACTGCTCCACGTTCTCAGATAGAGTCTCGGACTCATCCTTCCTAAAGCAAAAGcactctctccttttcttccctCCCTTCTCAAAACCATAACTATTCCCATCCCTATCCTTACTACGCTGACAAACCCTTGAATAACAATACGAAAACAACAATCCAACAAGGCAAATTCCGATGACATCACTAACAATTATTGCAACAACAGCAGTCTTACTCAGTCCTCTTCCTTTCTCACTCTTTCTGCCATTGTTATCTGAATCTTGAGGGGGAGAGTTGTTAGGCAGAAAAGGGATTGATGAAGGTGCAGCTGCACCATCGGTGTCTGAAGAACATGGATTTTTCAATGGAGGGCCACAGAGACCAGGGTTTCCAATAAATGCTGTTGGTCCTCTGTTCATTAGAGCACCGGTTTGAGGTATTGGACCACTCAAATTGTTATAAGTTAGATCAATATAAACCTTCTCAGGAAGGTTTCCAAGGCTAGCTGGGATTGAACCAGTAAAGAGATTGTGTGACAAGTCAGCAGTTCCTTGTAAGCTAGACAAATTTCCCATATCACTAGGAATTGAACCATTGAATTTGTTAAATGAAAGATCAAGTTTTTCAAGAGAAACCAAACTAGCACCAAACCCAACTGGCAAAGAACCAGTGAGATTGTTTTGGCTAAGATCAAGGGCCCTAAGTCTCTTGCATAGAACAAATGATGTGGGTATAGACCCATTGAAGAAATTCTGGGATAAATCCAAGGTTTGAAGGTACTTAAGCTTGCCAAATTGATTTGGCAAAGACCCAGATAAGGAATTACCATAAAGGACCAAACTTTGTAGTCCTTGAGCTTGAAAGAGCTCAGCAGGCAAACTACCAGAGAACCTGTTATTCCTCAAATTTACATGTCTAAGGTCAGAGAGTGACCCAAGAGCAGAAGGAAGAAACCCATAAAGTCTCTTCTTTGGAATGCTAACAGACATAACTTTAAAGTCCTTGCATGTAACCCCATTCCATGAACAGGGGTTATCATCGGAGGAGTTCCAGTTACTCAAAGACCCTTCTGGGTCTTCATAAATGGACTGCTTAAATGACAAAAGTGCGTACCCTTCATTATTCAAACAACTCACTAGACTATGACAGTTAAAGAGAGCAAGAAGcagcaaaatcaaagaaaacatgtCTCCAAACAAAGTGACTGTTGGAGGGTGCAAAATGCAAAGGTAGCTGGGGCTTGAAAGGCCGCTTACCTTTCAGAAGCAGAAAACCAAGTGAGAAAGAAGAAGGCCTGAGAGAGGCAATGGAGACCCCCTCTATCTGTGTGTGGGAAAGAGagaggggggagagagagaaagggggtGTGAGTGTCACAGGCAGGAGAGAGTGTTGAAGAAGGGTAAGGGTTATTTTGGTAAAGCATAGACCAGACCTTGGGAAGATAGATAATTTTAGTGAGAGACGAAAACAAAATGGGAAAAGCAAAAGTTGTTGCTCACAGTTCACACTATTACAGATCTAAGAAGGCTTCTTGGATTTCTCTTCCGGTCAATTTATCGTGATATTTTCAGAAAGCTACTCCATCTCCATGTAAATTACTAACATGAGCGTGCTCTTTTTTGCTTTCTGGGGAGCTCCCTGTAATGTTTGCTTTTGGCAAGGTCCTGTCTAGCCGTCTCTTTGCGTTCAAGCCAGAACATATTTCCGGACATAATTAAACGTTTATAGTGATTGACCCCTTTATGTTTTCCATGAGATTTTAGTTTTCGAGGATAGAAGCTTTCTTTCACAAGAGGGTATATAATTTTGCAATGGatgcatgaaaaaaatgtactaaaataattgaaatcatATGAATATTTCAGCTATCTCAACATACAGATGAAATGACGTTGTAGATTTAGAATTGATTTAACCATCATTGATTATTGCAAAGAAGAGTAAATCTATAATTCtctagggggggggggggaagggTGATTCTTTCTTCATGAAAGTCCTACTTTGCCTGGGGCATGCATAGAGCCTAAGCTAATTTCTTTCCGTAAAAAGACATGGaattaatatcaaattaccCAATAAACTGACAGAAGCAATGAATTGGATAGTCATGATGATCCCACGTTGGTTATAAACCGTTAAGGAGACAGAAGCCATGATTATGGTCACTTTGAACCCAGCAGTGATCATATTTTATACAGCAGAAATTCACTAGGATTCAGAACCAATTCCATTTCCATAGCTGGGATCTCGACTGCTAGAGTAACATCGGCCAGGTTTTAATCATAAATCCAGTACAATCAAACGAAAACAGATGGTCCtgatctttctttcatttttaattgGCGGGACCCTGGCGAAGGACACCTCGTGAATGCATGCACACTACCTGTAAAGGAGCCGATTCCATATCTCGTGATAGGAAAATGTTAAACCTAAGAGATGAATTCagatatgataataaaatagcCGTTTGACGAGTGGGCTATAAGGGCAGAGTGGTGAACCCCACTGTAGACTTTAGAATACTTTATTGTTACGGCCACAGAAGAGGAGgtggtaaaagaaaaggtttcctTTTTATTATCGCTGCACATTGGTCATGTAATCCGCAACACGTGGCGTatagtattttaatttaatattgaacgTAAGAGATGAagggtttttttgaaaaaaaccgtAAGAGATTGATTGCGCGAGTGTCAATGcgataataattatgatttaaaatatttttattaaaaatattttaaaataataatttttatttttaaaaaatatttttgatattaacacattaaaataatctgaaaataaaaaaaataattttaaattaaaaaattacatattttttggaACGCGGTTTC includes:
- the LOC7475563 gene encoding receptor protein kinase-like protein ZAR1, which gives rise to MFSLILLLLALFNCHSLVSCLNNEGYALLSFKQSIYEDPEGSLSNWNSSDDNPCSWNGVTCKDFKVMSVSIPKKRLYGFLPSALGSLSDLRHVNLRNNRFSGSLPAELFQAQGLQSLVLYGNSLSGSLPNQFGKLKYLQTLDLSQNFFNGSIPTSFVLCKRLRALDLSQNNLTGSLPVGFGASLVSLEKLDLSFNKFNGSIPSDMGNLSSLQGTADLSHNLFTGSIPASLGNLPEKVYIDLTYNNLSGPIPQTGALMNRGPTAFIGNPGLCGPPLKNPCSSDTDGAAAPSSIPFLPNNSPPQDSDNNGRKSEKGRGLSKTAVVAIIVSDVIGICLVGLLFSYCYSRVCQRSKDRDGNSYGFEKGGKKRRECFCFRKDESETLSENVEQYDLVPLDAQVAFDLDELLKASAFVLGKSGIGIVYKVVLEDGHTLAVRRLGEGGSQRFKEFQTEVEAIGKLRHPNIVILRAYYWSVDEKLLIYDYIPNGSLATALHGKPGMVSYTPLSWSDRLKIIKGIAKGLVYLHEFSPKKYVHGDLKPSNVLLGQNMEPHISDFGLGRLATIAGGSPTLESNRIASEKPQERQQKGAPSSEVATVSSTNLGSYYQAPEALKVLKPSQKWDVYSYGVILLEMITGRSSMVHVGTSEMYLVHWIQLCIEEQKPLADVLDPYLAPDVDKEEEIIAVLKIAMACVHSSPERRPTMRHVSDVFNRLAMSSD